The window GGGCCCGGCTGGCAGGGGCACCCCCGCCGAGGGTCCAACCCGGACGGGGAGACCGGGCCGTGAGCAAAGATAAATATCAACGCATATCACGAGGCGGGCCCGTAAAGGGTCAACCTTCCGCGAGCGTCCCGGCCGAGGTCGTCTGACGGGCATGGCGGCGGGGCCGCCGTCAAGCCCTGGCAGCGGCCACAAAAAGGTGAACAAGCTGGCACTTAAGGTGTTGACAGGGGGCACTTAACGGGCTATAATTAATTGTGAAGCCGGGCACTAAAGCAGCGGAAGTGACGCGCTTGGGTTTAGTTAAGTGCCTCTTATTCAAGCGGACGGCCTAGATGAAAGTGGTACTTATCCGTAGCCCAGGCCACCGCGGCAAGGGAAACAACTAAACTAAATAGAAGCGGCCGATCGACCGCTTCTACCACAAGGCTTCACCAGCCCGCTATTCAAAGCCTTATCCACACCAATCTACCCATCCTTCTATGCAGCACGCAACTGACGCCCCTCATCCGGAGCAGACTACCTCTTCATTCACTCTCAACATCGTAGCCAACGCCATTTTCTCAACGTTCACCACACCGTCGCATCCGATTCCTTCAGACTTTACCCACTCCGGGGCTCAGTGACTCCAACTCACCTACACTATCGCAGCAATGGTCATCCCATACGGCGGTAGCGGGCGCAACCCAGGCGGACCAGTCGCAGGTCCGCCTGGTTCTTTTTCGGCCTGAGACTATCGTCCGGGCCCGGGGGCCGCGGGCTAGCGTTCGGGCCGTGACTTCTCCTGGTTGGCCCGGCTCCGGGCCCGCAGGATAAGGGCCAGGGCGGCGACGGCCACGAGGGGTAAAGCCACCGCCAGGACATCGAAGGACCAGATCCTGGACTCGAAGACCTCCCAGCGGGCGCCCAGACCGTAGCCGATGGTCAGCAGGGCCAGACACCAGGGAAGGACGCCGAGGGTGGTGAAGGCGACGAAATAGGGGAGAGGCATCCTGGCGATGCCGGCAGGCATCGAAATCCAGGTTCGGATGATCGGGATGATCCTGGCCAGGCTGACCGCCCCGCGGCCGAAACGGTTGAACCAGGCCTCTGTCCGCTCCAAGGCCTTCGGAGTCAGGTGGACGAACCGGCCATAACGAAGAATGAGGGCGCGCCCTCCGGCGGCGCCGATCCAGTACATGACCAGGCCGCCCAAGAGGCTGCCGAGGATGGCCGACCCCAGGGCCCCGGCCAGGTTGAGCTTACCCAGGTGGACGAGGTAGCCCGCGAAGAGCAGCATGGGCTCACTGGGCACGGGCATCCCGGCGTTCTCGATGAACATCCCGAAGACGATGGCCAGGTAGCCATACTTGGCGATATCGTTGGTGATCGTGCCGATGAAGGCTTCGATGTGATCTCTCACCCCTGACCGCGCCTGGTGATGCGCGGTTGTTTAATTCTAACACCGTGGAGCAGGGAGCGGCAAGCCAAGAACGGTTAACCGCCGCTGTTCTCCGGGGGCGATGCTGGCAAGAATAGGCGAGGAGGAAAGCCAACCGAACTGTGGAACTAATTTGGTTGGAGCTTTCAAGGCCCGCTGTGGCAGGAATCTTGCAAGTTGGAAAGCCATACAACCATGCTCCGGAATAGGGGGTGAAGCAGATTTGGCAAGCCGTCGGCACATGAGCGAGCTCCACGGCAACTCAGACCTGTGGCCGCGCAACGTGAGGGCCGGGATGTACGCCTGGCTCTTCCACCGCATCACGGGTCTGGCTCTTGTGTTCTACATCCTCCTGCACATCTTCGTAATCGCTTCAGTCAACTTCGGCGGAGGTTCCTTCGACGCCGTGATGGGGCTTTTGACCACGAAGCCCTTCGTGCTCATCGATCTTGTCCTGGTGGCGGTCGTCCTGTATCACGGGCTCAACGGCATCCGGATCATCTTCTTCGACCTCGGCTACGGGATCAAGAACCAGCGCGGCATCTTCTGGACGATGATGGCCATCGGCACGGCGGTCTTCGCTTTCTTCGCCTACGCCAGCTCCAAACTACTCTTCCGGGCCTGACAAAAGGAGGCACGCGCGAGTGAGCGCCAACGATCGCGATCGACCGGCCTGGCTCGTCGGCCCAGGTGGGTCAACGGCCTGGCTGATCCAACGGCTGTCCGGTTTCCTGCTGGTGGTCCTCCTCGGGACCCACCTGCTCCTCTTGCACTACGGCGGTGAGGGGCAGCTGGTTTTCGCGGCGGTCACCGTCCGACTGAAGGCCTTCCTCTTCATCCTCATCGACTCCGGGCTCTTGGCCCTCGGCCTCTACCACGGGCTGAACGGCCTCCGCAACGTCGTCCTGGACTGGAACATCAGCCGCCGGGCCGCGTCCATCCTGACCGGTGTCCTCTGGACCGTCGGCATCATGATGACCATCTATGGCGCCACCGCCCTCGTCTCCTTCTGGAGCGGTCGGGGCGTCTTCGGGGGGTGAGCCTATGCCAAGCATGTACCATCAGGTTCTGATCGTCGGTGGCGGGCTCGCCGCTCTGCGCGCGGCGATCGAAGCCAAGGAGGCCGGCCTTGACGTGGCCGTCATGACCCGGGTCCACCCGGTGCGGTCGCACTCGGTGGCCGCCCAGGGCGGGGTCAACGCGGCCCTGGCCAACGCCGAGAAGGGCCGAGACGACACCATCGAGAAGCACGCCTTCGACACCGTCAAGGGGTCGGACTTCCTGGCCGACCAGCCGGCGGCCATCACCATGACCGCCGACGCCCCGCTCCGCATCTACGAGATGGAACACTGGGGCTGCCCGTTTTCGAGGACGGACGAGGGCAAGATCGCCCAGCGCCCATTCGGCGGCGCCGGCTATCCGCGGACCTGCTACGCCGCGGACAAGACCGGGCACGCCCTTCTCCACACCATGTACGAGCAGGCCGTCAAGCGGAACATCAAGATCTACGAAGAGTGGACGGTCCTCTCGCTGGTCATTGACGGCGGGGTGTGCCGCGGCGTAATCGCCCTGAACCTCCGGGACGGCGACCTCGTCCCGGTCGGCGCCGACGCGGTGATCTTCGGGACCGGCGGGACCGGCCGCGTCTATGGACGGTCGACCAACTCGATCATCGTCACCGGATCGGGCATGGCCGTGGCCTACTACGCCGGCGTTCCCTTGAAGGACATGGAGTTCATCCAGTTCCACCCGACCTCGCTCTTCGGCAACAACGTCCTGATCACCGAGGGTGCCCGCGGCGAAG of the Bacillota bacterium genome contains:
- a CDS encoding DedA family protein, translated to MRDHIEAFIGTITNDIAKYGYLAIVFGMFIENAGMPVPSEPMLLFAGYLVHLGKLNLAGALGSAILGSLLGGLVMYWIGAAGGRALILRYGRFVHLTPKALERTEAWFNRFGRGAVSLARIIPIIRTWISMPAGIARMPLPYFVAFTTLGVLPWCLALLTIGYGLGARWEVFESRIWSFDVLAVALPLVAVAALALILRARSRANQEKSRPER
- the sdhC gene encoding succinate dehydrogenase, cytochrome b556 subunit, with amino-acid sequence MASRRHMSELHGNSDLWPRNVRAGMYAWLFHRITGLALVFYILLHIFVIASVNFGGGSFDAVMGLLTTKPFVLIDLVLVAVVLYHGLNGIRIIFFDLGYGIKNQRGIFWTMMAIGTAVFAFFAYASSKLLFRA